TAGACAGTTGGCCAAAATGACCAGGTGGTGTCTCTGTTGATACAAAATTGattattttagtttaaaatagTCTGAAATTCATCTGCGTATTGATCTGAGACAGACCGTTAATACCCTTATTATTTCCTGTTGAGCTGTGCATAGTACAGTGCATTGGAGAATCTATTCTGATAAGGTACATTgtataaaattatgtatttttagggTTGTGGCACTATTTTTGGAATTCACCGCAAGACCTTGTACAATCTCTTGTTGGGAAGTTTCACTTGGAAGTTTTCCACTCCAGAAATTCATTTATCCCTAAATTTAGGTTAATGCCAGGTGGTCAAGTGTTCAGATAGGTACAATGTTGTTGTGCTTCATTCTTTTGAAGTCTCCAAATCACAAGTGTGTGTTCCATTGAATTATGATTTGGTCAGGCTGCATTATGGGACTTTGATCCTACTTGGCAAAAATGTCAAAGTCTGAGCCTTAAAACCAGAACTTTTTATTGTACTTTGACCAGGGGCAGTGATTCTTTATCTGATGAATGGTTTTTCTCCTCTTTCCACTTATACTTTATCAGAAGCACTAGGAAAATCAATAATTTTActgaccaaaaaatattttaatacattatacattaaaggggGGTTCTTGtactatacattttaaatacgACTACAAATTCTTCTAATGAACATCGATTAGAGAAAGGTGTTGTTAATCAGCTGATTCTGACAATATTTTagctgaaaatcatatgaatccccTTTATCCTTTATACATATTAAATCATTTAAGACCAAAAGTAAAGCATATTGGCCCTTTCTATGCTTTACCCCTGTTACTCTATATTCCATGTATTGGTGCTGCATGCAGGTAGTATAGTGTGTAAATCATAATGGGCCAGTCTGTCCAGTCTCTATAGTATTATGGTAGGAGGCAGTAAATCGTTGTTTGGAGTTATTGTCATGGAAAGTCAAAGTGTTATGGCTGAGGCTGCAATTCAGTAGGGACAACTGGATAAGTTATTAGCACCTTCTGcgcatatagtacaggtatgggacctgttatctagaatgctcagggttttcctgataacggatctttccataaatcggATCGTCATACCattagtctacttgaaaatcatgtaaacataaaataaacccaataggctggggttgcttccaataatatataataattataccttagtttggataaagtacaaggtacagttttattattacagagaaaaaggaagtcaattttaaaaatttagtgTTCCAAGATCAAGatataaagaagaaatattttagaATTAAGTTACACATATTGAAAACATAGTATGTACTGGCTGCTGATACATTTGCCTGtttatatttgcaataaaatagaGAATGCCTTTTTAGGTTCTTCCTTACTGTTCTCAGTAGAATCCCATGTTGTTGATTTAGTGAAGAATGCCTGATATTCCGCACAGcagaaagaacatttttataataGATGAAAGCCATTCATAGTGATAGGAAATGTGctgtaataaaaagcattttgtcATATGAAAGCCTTCACACACAATCTCTGTTAATGCTGATTGCTGTTCTGTAATTGATTTCTAGACATGCCTCCACTGCTGAAAGAAATCCTGAAGAACTACACATTGTCATGTGGAGAGCTCATAATCAGAGAACAGTGAGACATTCTAATGTActattcatataatataaaattcaaGATTCCTGCTAAAATTGAGCTTACTGTGATACAAAATGGTACATGCCTTCAACTGTCTGATGCTCCTCGGTGTGTGAAGGCTCCAGCTTTACAGCAGAGTTCAAAATGTCATTGTGTCAAATTTTGATTTATGTGGAACCAACTATGAATGTAGCCCTTTTCTGGGAGCAGAAATACAAAAGGGAGTAAGTACGGTAATCTTATAGCATAGCAGCACTAGTAGGATCCTATGACTTGTATGAGTACAGTCTATATGGGTTGGCTGGAAGGGTAGATAGATTTAGATAAAAATCAACATGGAGTGAGTCAGAGATATGCTCTGGAATGCAACCTACTTTAGATTGGAAATTGTTGGTTAGGAATAATGGAAGTTATAATTCAGTAACAGGGACAAGACTCGATGGGCAATGCAAAAGAAATAAATTCAGTTATCACAAGCTGAAAATTTATTCATGTAATCAATCAGCTGTTGCAAACAGTACCTATCAACTCCTGGAATTTTGTTTTCAACTACATGACAATGAGTTTGGGATTAATTCAGCTATTGCTGAGTTGGCTGGATTTCCATTATGGAGCACACATGTTTTTTCACAAGACAACACACTATTAAAAAGGGTATTTCATCTGTATTTATGTGAAGCACAAAGTCAGAAATGAAGTTGCATTTTGGTATTGATAGGAGTCCACGTAGTACGGGAattgtaactattttagaaaTGCAGAACCAGTGTAGAATTCGATAGTGTGCAGTTTAATTCTGCTGCTTGATCTGATTAACATAATCCAGTTTGTAAAACTTCCTCAGATATGTTGATTTATGGCCAGTGTGGGAGTAATTGAATCATCACTTCATTGCCATTTCAGAAGGAATGTGGTGTTGTTTGTGACACTGGAGGTTTGTTACTGTACAGTACTGACAGGTGTTGTGCCTGGCTGATATATGGGAAGAGAAGAGTGAACAAGaagtgtttattaataataaccaTGGCATGCCTTCCCGCTAAACAGAGGGCCTTCTGTGTAATGCATTAATCAATACCACCTCATGCTAAACTACAATACTCAGCATCTACCAACAGCAGGATCTGATGGTGCTGACATGCATAGTTCAGTGTCAGCTGGAGAGTGGCAAGCTTCTGAACCGAGATTTGATCGTTTATGATGTGAAAGAAATATCAGTCGAACAGTACTAAATATATAGATTTCTGTAGGTTTCCTTCAAAAATTTGCCTGAGGCAACCCAACCAGCCACCTTGCCGCCCCCCATGTGCACATGTGTGAATAAGCTGGTGTGCACATGAACAAGTGGGTGTGCCCACTAGTTGCTGATAAGATTGTGAAATCTGAATTGCGGGTGGTGTAGGGACAAGGGCTGCATTTGAGGTATGTGCCTAGTACCCCTCAATGtgtgtgcctcttctgcctacccttagttccggctcTGCTTACAGTAATTCTGCTCTCTGTAGTAGAAGGGgaacagattctctggaaagcagatcaaaatttaaaaaaaaaaaagtgtttggaaggtgaagaagcCCATAGACTAGATTTGGCTAAAAgatatcaagcctgccaccacgtcaaggtaggctCACTGAGCAGGTCCCTAACTACTCTAACCATCTTATTATTTCCTATTATACTATCTGCTGTGCTAACCTGACTTCTAGTAACATATggtccaggggaaggcaaaaaacccaacggAAACAACTCAATAGTTTGTTACTGTCAGGGAAAAAATCCTCCCTATTATTCCTGGAACAAAATCCTTCCTATTATTCTGGAACAAACTCTGCTCCATCTATATGTCCTATGTATTCcactaacattttaatttaaatctatAAAACAGTTAGTCCTACTTTAAACTCTATCATATTATGTTTATTTGATCATATTATCTTATGGCTTCTTCTaacatctttattattttcttaagaATTATATGTTATTTTACACCCTACTGCATATTCTTATATTTGACAGTTTATCTATTCTGTTTTGTCCTAATAggcaattttattatattctttttattttatcatactATACTTTCTTATTATATAGTCTAGCATTTTCTCCTCTTCTCTTGTATTTTAATTTCTAACATCTAAGCCTTTAGCCTATCCTATCATGTgttaccatattttatattatgtttgttATAACTTATGTGATCTTCCAACatcttgttttattttgtgaACTATCCTATTTAATCTTCTAATATCCTATCATATTCAGTATTATAGTATCATTTTCTGCTGttagatcttttttttatttaaattaatctaTTTCCTGCTAGCTAATAATATATTTGCTACTGTTatacttgatatatatatatttatgtattgatatttatttatgatatatttatattatttcttattagttatacatttgatattatttatatttcctgCCTATCTTAGTATTACCTTATTATCCTCTTGTAACTATCCTCTGCATTTACATTTCTACTATTACCCTAAGTCTAGTTTGATTTTATACTAATCTGTTTTATAAGAGCCCTTTAGTTATATCATTTAGCCAAAACTTATATAACCAAAGGATCCCAGCTCttttaatcaatttaaaataCTTACCACCATTTAAACATACTTACATCAGCTCCTCTTACACATTTATATGAGGGTTAGAGAGGGTAGCTTAGTAAGTCCATACAGAGATACAACTGATGGTAGGCCAGACCCAATGTTTTCACCTGGAGATGGAAGTATAGGTGATGAAGTAGCTTTGATGGAAATGCAAGATGGACTTGATGGTAGTTCCAGAGATGGATTTGATGGTGGGACTGATGACTTGTGGAGTTGGCTGCTGATCTTTATGTAGCAACGATGCATCAGGTGAAGCTGATGGTAGAGCTGCAAATGGATCTGTGAATTCATACAGCAGACGGGTGTGCTTTTGAACAAATTAAGATGTTTTCCAGTTGGATGGGAACTGAACTTCGAGTTGATGTATCCTTTCCCACAGTTGTAGTAAGTGGGCTTATGCCTGCCAGCTGGGACTCAGATATGTGAAATCCTGAAGACTGTAGCTGTGAGTTGAGGCGGTGTCAATGTTGAGGACCTCTAAGGCACTTGCTGGAATGCTCACATCAGGATTTGGttgcttgaaaaaaatataaatctgttacttttctttttacatatatGACTTCAGTTGATaagtgtatatctatctattatctatctatctatgtgtgtgtttgtaaaatTAAGGTGATGCACTTCAATatttgtgtttcttaaaggaacattaacaccaaaaaattgctgcactggtacaacgggtgtgtttacttcagatactcaactatagtttttataaatatgctgccttttagccataggggcagccattcaaaactgaaaaatgagaaaaggcacaggtcaaacagcagacaacagataaaCTACTGTATGTAGTATACAATCAGATTCTTCAGTAACTATCTGctgtctactgtgtatcatgtgcttgaatggctgcccccatagctacacagcagcttgtttatgtaaactatagttgtgtctttttaataaatacaccagttttatcaaCACAGCCCCATATTGCCATTCcattaatacactttaatattttggagttactgttcctttaaagtgttttaatgtgaAGAACAAGTAAAAGCTGTGGAAACACCATGCCAGCATCTTACTTTTATTTCCCTTGAATCTCTAGCACAGGCTTAGGCTTGCATATGTGCAGTATTCTAACATTAGAAAAGAATATCTTGGAAGCTGTGCTATATGTACATTGTGTAAGTGTATGAGTTTTTGAACAACTTTCTTGgatttcaacctttttttactcaaaatgttgtgttctaaaatgaaaatgttaaacaaaTGGCATGTCTAAAGAATGCATTTAATATTGCACTAAAACTCTCTGCTGCCATAACAACaggagacctatttatcaagctgtaaTGGAAATACAGGAAATAAATCTCAATTATAAGTTGTGTATTTGTACTTACAACTGATTTTATGATATGATTTTATGAATGTTGAAATCAACTGAAAAGATCTATCCAcggtatttataaatatgtgggtttttctatcatttatcacaacccatttaaatgaaaAGGGAGACAAATGCATCAGAAAGAAATTCTGGAGTACACAGTTTTTTACAGAGAATTATCCAAATGCCCACTTTATTTTACTCCTTGCTTTGCAGTCAGTTAAAATTAATATGCAGCTTTGTAAATACTCCTGGAATTTAGATGCATTATGTAGTGATATGTAATATTATAAGGCATTTTTGCATAGCTTGGCACCTAACTGTACACTGAGGTTGCAGTCTTTATAGCATAAAATGTACATGAAGGAGTTAACTCCTAGAGCTATTCCTGTTATACAGTCACATTAATACAGAAATATTGCTGGGTTAAGTGAAGACTCTTGGATATTTAGTATGCTGAACTGTTAGATAAACTAAAGAGTGTAGCTTGTAATCCATGGTTTCACAATATTTCAGTCATATACTTACAGGTTCTGGCTGGAAAGGTGGTTCAACATTTTGTATTTCTACTTTGATCCAGTTGATGGATTTGAAAAAGGGGTGTCTCCTTATATCCCCCTTGAACCCAAGCCGCTTGTATGGCTTCTTCTTTAGGAGCTAAGGGAACAAAAAAAGTGACTTACTGCTACTAATAGAAACCAAAACTACAGTCCAtataaatgctatatatatatcctaatcaGATGCACTGGCACCCACCTTTTCCAGAAGATCTTGCAGTTCTGTACTGAGCTGTTCTGAATAGCTGGGCTGGCAATTGAGGATAAAATGGATGCATTTCTCTGCTTTACGGCCTTCATAAAAAGGTGATCTTCCAGTGGCCATTTTGCACAAGACAATCCCAAAAGCCCACCAGTCTACTGCTGAATTGTAGATTTGACACTGGATCATCTGAAATACAAAGAACAGATCATTCCCCATCAAATACAGAAATTCCCGTTTACAAAcatttgtttgtgtttatgcctTGATGAAATTTTGGTGTTCAAGGGTTCTGATCAATCTGTGGTCCAAGTTCTCCCAAGAAAAACAGAAACTCAGTTCTCAGTGTGCAGAAAAGGTAGAACTATATAGGTGCTACAACTAGCTAAGAGCCTTTGTTTTTACAAGTGATTCAAGGGTTAATAATGATGCTGGGATTCAAAGAGATACTTTTAAAAACATAACAGCtgaagaaattattattattattattatttgaagaaGAATAAATGTTTGACCTCCAATCTGTCAGGTTAAGATGTAGATTATTGACCACTGAAAAACATTATATGGAATGTGCCTCCATTGCTTTCCATACTGTAAAATTCTGTGCATTACATATATCAGTAATAAGTCTCTCACCTCTGGGGCCATGTTGTGCAATGTCCCAATTGATCCTGAGATGGTTTTGTTGCCAAATACGTTCTCAGCAGCCAATCCAAAGTCAGCAATCTTGATGTGTCCCTTGTTGCTGAACAGAATGTTTTCCGGTTTGAAGTCTCTGTAAAGTAAAGTACAGGTGTCACTGCATAATTTTGTTTGTATAGCAGAACATGTGCGGTTTCAATTCTACATAGAATAAAAATCTAATGGCCATTTGTGGAAACAAAATGTACAAAGGTTATGCGTGAGGGCAAACGGATGACAGCTCCCTCCTATGGCAGGATGCTACGTGCAAAAAATATTGTAGattgcaccagattttttgcactttgcatcctgcaatGGATTTGTAATACAAGGCCCCCAATAATATCAACTATtaaacatattacagaaagatcacatAGAAAACTGTTCTTACCGATGGATAATTCCTTCAGAGTGCAGAAATTGCAGGCCGCACACCATCTCAGCTGCGTAGTACctttgaaaaaaattagcaaaaaatgcACATAGTGGATATATATTCTTTACCttacacctttaaaggacaaggaaaggtttaATTACTGGGGTGCCAATTTTATAAGCAtcctccagtgattataatcatgaATTATGATCATAATAAAAATCACATCAGCCAAAGGACAATGTAAGTGAGTGTCATGTTGCCATCTTTCTTTCTGTCCCGGGGATCCCTACTGCTGCCCTGTGCTGTTTGCATGTGCATTAGTGAAAAGAGTTTGGCATCTAAGTTTAGTTTTAACTCTGGAATGTGCATGTGCCAAGGCATCCACAAGGATTACCTGGACTGGTGACAAGGTGGTGTGTGTCAGGGACTGGTACAGTGTTTGTGTTGCTGCTACACTCTGGCAAAATGTTGCTGCCATACTGTGTTTACTACACATTTAATGTATGGCTGCTACATGAAGAAAAGCACCTCCCCAGGCTGTATGTCACTTACAGTACGGAGTCCATGTCCAGATAGCCTCTGTTGTTTAGAAGATCTTGTAGGCATCCTCCACTTGCATATTCCATCACAATGAAGGCATGCAGCTGGATAGAATTAGAAAAAGAAAGCACCTGTTACATAGATACCACTGCACaacaatattaaaagaaaactaaattcaATTAGTGACCATACATCCCCTCCCCAGGCCCCTCTCCTGAACTGCTGCAACCACATTCCAAGTGCAGCCCTGCACCCCTATACTCCTTAGGCATAGCTGAGTACCATGGTGACTGCAACGTCCTTCTGCTTCAATTATGCTCCTTGGTGCTGATCACCAACTATGAGCATGTGCTCTGGAACCAGGACCAGATCAACCTCCAACCCTGCTGTGTAGCTCAGCCATAATAGGGCAGGTACAGCAGAATCAGACAAATTATCTTTGGAACCACAAGTCGGACCTACTCCTGTGTGAGGAGTGATGCATTATGCAAATATAGTTcttggggtttcccagataaggaatctttctgtaatttggatcaacat
The genomic region above belongs to Xenopus laevis strain J_2021 chromosome 5L, Xenopus_laevis_v10.1, whole genome shotgun sequence and contains:
- the LOC121393723 gene encoding protein kinase C delta type-like, with protein sequence MEYASGGCLQDLLNNRGYLDMDSVLYYAAEMVCGLQFLHSEGIIHRDFKPENILFSNKGHIKIADFGLAAENVFGNKTISGSIGTLHNMAPEMIQCQIYNSAVDWWAFGIVLCKMATGRSPFYEGRKAEKCIHFILNCQPSYSEQLSTELQDLLEKLLKKKPYKRLGFKGDIRRHPFFKSINWIKVEIQNVEPPFQPEPQPNPDVSIPASALEVLNIDTASTHSYSLQDFTYLSPSWQA